Sequence from the Cucumis sativus cultivar 9930 chromosome 1, Cucumber_9930_V3, whole genome shotgun sequence genome:
TctgtcaagaaaaaataagtacgtaatatatttgatacacctaTATATTTGACAGACATGGTACATTTGACATactactaatatatgtttagtacatttgatattttagatACACTCAATATACTTTATACACTAATTTAAAGGTGatatattttgcaaaataaaataaaggggTGTGAAACACTTTAAATATCCGATTTATAAATTGTTATCCATTTACAACAGTTTTCTTTATTAAGTATTAGTTACAAATGTTTGTTACCCTATGATCTATCTGAGGATTAAAAGTGGGAGaatatcaataaacaaattaataatgtttttctcTCCTattccatatattttttttatggtctTTTGTCCTAGCCatcaaagaaattgaatttatgTCTATGaataaatgtcaaatttgttGGAGTGCGATCTATATAGTAAATGGACAAAATGTTGGAGTCTTATTCTGATAACTCTATGGATGCAATCTAATCTATGTAAGGGTTATAAATGATGTAAACCCAAATCGGTCATGTAGAGAGTCTAGCTCCTATATTAGAGACATTGTAAGTGAATGTATCTAGtgcaataaatttatataagatTGGATCACAAGAGAATTAATCTCTTTTTGTAACATCGTTGATTGAAgagattaatttttcaaatgattACCATATATGTAACTCCGTCTCATCCTGGATGAGCTATAACTTTTGCCTATGAAGgagcattttttaatttgtatggTCGAGAGTAGTCAATGTGTTTAGAGTGTCGACTGATCAAGCATATTTCGTTGTCCAGATCCataccaaatattttaaattgtgaCCACCACTATAAAATGGTCTTAGTGACAAGATCAAGTCGAACATGGGGATCAACACGTGAAATTCTCagttaaattgtttaaaaccCGAGGGTAATCAATGAAGGATTTgtaattgtttgaaaaaagtaaaactaaattttgcGTAAAATGATCCGATCCAAACACTTGCCTTGCCTGGCACTCTTGAATATAGTAGCGTGCAAATGGGAGCGTCACGATGCTTCAAAGATTGATAGACAACCCACGTGCACCCGAACGTCGCTGCACCCCCTATGCTTTGGTTGGGTTAGCTTTCAAATTGGTAGAGATAAACATTTGCCCTAATCCACATAGATTGAATCAAACAAATACTTTAATTTggtgtttgaaaaattaaatattcagCTTAAAGTCATCCTAGACCTTAATTATTGCAATTTAAGACATTTTGAATTTGCATGCTTTTCATCAATTCAATTTAGACTAATTACTTAATTAGCTTTTCTAATCCATTCCGTAATAACTCAGGTTATGTCTTTTCTTATGATTATTCACTTTTAATTTGCTAAGTctatttttgtgaaatttaattttcttgaaatgGACCAATTTCTATTCCCTTTGGTTACGTTGAGCTTTAAAACAGTTAATTGAGAAACTCTAAAATTTCTCAAGTTTGACCTTTGCTACCACCTCTACAAAAATAGATAgaaatggttaaaattatttgaccAAATTAGACAATAAAATGACACAACCATTGATATAGGATGGAAAATGTGTGCTATTTaatctcttttaatttagtaTCATTACGTTGCTATTCGACTATTTTGTAAGTTTAGACGATTTGGAGGGTAGAATTTGATGTTGATGTCATTTTGGAGCTAAAATGAGTGAAAAGAAAGTCAATAGGCATCAACCCGGGGTAAAGCATGAAGAAAAGAAGCCAAATTAGCATTTACCTCGCAACACTGCGGTGCTCCTACGActtcaataaatttgaattttgtatccATCTCATAGATTTGATAGATTATCAATTAGTTACTTATGACAAATTTATTAGCTTTTCCAGTTGGTTTGGTTAGGTGAAGCCTAACCTTTGAATCTAGTAATCGcataaataaatggaaaattgcaatggatgactattttagcaataataattaagcaaaactatcactgcTAGACTTATATCGCTGATAGATTTTATATGGTATATCAGttatagaccaatatttgcaacatggtctatcagtgataaacttatattatcgataaattttgataaattttgctatatttacaaattttttaaaattgtgctatatacttaatgaatttgaatttaattgctaaatttgcaactatccctaaATAAATACTTGTACAAAAATTTCGTTTAATTAATCTAAGCtagactttttttaatattggattcctcaaatttacttttatgcAATTTAcactattttcaatttaaaataattcaacacACCTTCTATTAGCTCAAGTTGgaaatagtttgtttgataaaTTCACATGCTCTCTATATTCATTTCAAACTTGCCACAAAAACTATTCTTGATGGTGTGTGATTCAGCTAATTCAGTCgatccaaatttaaaagaagaaattaatcTCCTTGATCAACCATCCatcaaaacaatatattaacCTAAATTTCAGAATGTATCCTCTTAATTATTTCTCCATCTATCATTAGATTTGAGATAACAAGTAATGAATACcgattattattataaaagttgtGATGCAATTTCATCCATTGTTGATGAAAGTTCCTAACCTACATtacttaatattttcatttattattataaattttatctctCCATCTGCCTCAACTCCTAagattaatcaaaattatcattaagataatctaaattttattataatacaGTTTTAACATTGCAAATGTGAAAACTTCGTTTTTCATCTGGaaaagtattaaatttttacatGTAGTCTACATCTCATCGGCTAACAATATATCTAATCAAATCCATCTTGTTTTCtgatagagaaaaaaaacaaaggtttGGTAGAtgtgtttcttcttctttcttttggtcAATATCACGTggaaaacttttaaatataattaaatggttaatactattttaaaatataacaaaaccaactaaatatttacaccaaaatattctaatacataaatataatccTCTACCTTTAATCTATCATCGtgtattgtaatatttttctatatttaatagTTTGGATACAGATAAATACAttcatatatcttttaaaagtcGTGAGAACCAACTACTACCTAAGATAAATCGAAAATCTAAGatttaataattgattttctcATTTGCTTCCATATCTAgacttacatatatatactttaatattCTATGACATATGACATATGtgtttttgtatatatatttcatattttaatatttcaaaaacacatatattatatggggagtttttgcaaaaatagcaccaaaaaaaaaaaatcataataataaagtttacgtcactacattttttaaattgtaaaaaagacaaaattaaaagtggaTCACTATTTTATAGTTCTCTCAAAGCCGTGTGATATAATTgattatttgtcatatttgtcatatttacaatataaaaagaagaggtGCTATGAGcggtttttttctaaatatttttgtcatctataatacaatttctcttttatatatatatatttatttattttgaaataataataataataataataaaaagaaaaaaaagaaaagaaacccaTCCAGCTTGGCCTCATTATTAAAAGCCAATCAGAAAGTTGAAGTATCTCACCAACCAAAAGTTTAGCCAAGAAGGATAATAAGggctttttcttaatttattggttctaatttctttgacatatttttctcttatcCTTGAATACTACTTTCAATGGCTGAAGAGGCTCCAGACTCCTCTTTCATTCCCACTGTAATTAGGAGAAGCACCTTCCCTCCAGGCTTTGTTTTTGGTTCTGCATCATCTGCTTATCAAGTACCATAAAAAATACACTTCcttcttttcacttttattcCTTGATTTTCTAAATGTACTAATAATATTAACATGTGTATacgtatacatatatatattgtattttaatagtATGAAGGTGCTGCTTTTGAGTATGGGAGAACACCAAGTATTTGGGatacatatactcatcaacACCCTGGTTCTTGatctttcttcctctctctctagCTTTTTCAATACGAgaaataagattaaataaatgagGAAGTAagttatgtttgtttttgtggAACTCCAGAGAGGATTGATGATGGCAGCAATGCAGATGTAACTGTTGATCAATACCATCGATATCGGGTTTGTGAGTTTTATATAGTTGCAGTacataagattaaaaaattatggcaaaccacaattttttttaatgttaattaaCTACTTGATTTATCCATAGaaaatatacattattatattgaTTACTTATTGTTGGTGTACAATACAGGAAGATGTTGACATTATCAAGAAAATAGGTTTTGATGCGTACCGATTCTCAATTTCGTGGTCGAGAGTCTTGCCAAGTAAGGATTTAAGCATCATTTAGCATATGTAAAAAAGTTAGCTTCAGTttgtgtatatttaattttttttttaaagaatttggATTTATGAAGAAAACATTGGTTGGATTGGCAGCTGAACacttttatgataataaagaaagCATTAATTAAGGGCAACAACTTTGGTATTAGCTATCTAATCTAAACAAAATGCATGTAAGTTTCTAACTAAAGCATACATCGTTGatcactaattttaaaattttcatatttgttattagtttcttctcaattttttttaacttttgttacTATGCTATTTTGTAGGTGTGTgtagagatatatatatatatacatgtgttGGTATTGgcaaatttcattttagaaaaacaaatgtaacaattaacatttaagtttttaaactAGTGATAGAATGTAAATAACCTAAGTTAGAGATAGGAGGAGtgattatataaatttgattttaaaaaaaagttatctaAACATAAACTTCATTActtgattttataattataaaactaaaatttttaaaactcactTGTATAGGTTTAGTTAACTTCTATACGTTTAGATAAGGTTGAGTTGAAGTTCGTTAGattttgcatatatatatatataaaattgaagatgacttatgtattaatttattttttgtcaacATCTTGAAAATACATAGCGGGAAAACTTTCTGGTGGTGTAAATCAAGAAGGAATTGACTACTACAATAGACTTATCAACGATCTTATTTCAAAAGGTTGgtgtattattatatatcttAAATACTTCATTGACTCATTAAAAAGCTTTggtctaattaattattctaaCTAAATGATTTGGGTTAATTAACTTcataattttaatcaatatttgaaattgtaattaatttgtaggCATCGAACCATATGTAACAATATTCCATTGGGATGTTCCTCAAGCTTTAGAAGATGAATATCTAGGCTTCTTGTCCGAACAAATTATGTGAGTataccctttcttttttctttttaaataaataatggacATATGTTATAGTATTAagggatatttttttaaatagcaaaataaattaaaatatttataagctataacaaaattttaaatttcatcaataatagtcttctatcactatagtaTATCGATGACTCTcggtgatagaatttgctataacttagaagtattttataaaattttcgaTTAgaagtattttataaaattttctatttttaaaaattcttctAGTTTTAGTTAGTAACCTTGtgtaacaaattaaaatatttccgctagtattattaaaaaaagaaaccattcTTCCTCTTGTTTCCTCcttgtttctctttctccttttaaTTAAGTCAATAATATGTAAAGTGAGATGGTTGGCTTTTAAACATCTTTGATGATAAGTTTTTAGTTGAGGAGATACATATTCATATTggaataataatgataataatcaATTGTTGGTGCAGAAAaacttttttagttattagttattgattaattaacaaattaagcTTAAATAGCTATATTTGTATCCTAaccattattatatttaaatagaaGTTTAACAAGGGTGGtcaattataataaagtttaggTCTTATTTAACCTAATAATAATGTGAGATTTGTTTCCCAACTACTTTTGTTTTGAACCCAAACTTTCTTCTctgtcaaatatatatgttcaaaGTAAAAATCCTAAAGctttatttcttctatttctatttaaaagttttggcTAAATCATTACACGAGAGTCTATCGAAAAgttaaaatagaagaaagaaattgtaaagttatattatatattttgaaatagaaacataTACTTCTAAGGAAAGGAAATAACGTGAATATTATTGACTTCAGAGATGACTATCAAGACTTTGCTGAGCTTTGCTTCAAAGAGTTTGGAGATAGAGTGAAACATTGGATCACTTTTAACGAACAATTTATCTTTGCCTCATATGGCTATGCAACTGGACTATTTGCACCCGGCAGAGGCTCTTCTTCCAAACACTTTGATTATCTTTGTGGAGATTTTGAGCATAAACCACATGTTGGTCTTGTCTCCCGCAGAGGGTTTTTCTGGAAACTGTTAGATTGTGAACTCGAGGGAAATCCAGGAACTGAACCATATATTGTTGGTCACAACCAAATTCTCGCACATGCTGTTACGGTTAAACTTTACAAGTCTAAATATGTAATATTTCTCCCATATtacttaaatttgattttggttaatttcaattagttaaaagctcaaaattttataatttactgGTTGAAgtaaattataacttttacaTATCTTTCAACCTACTTTCGCATACGGTATTTATAGGAATATCAAAATGGTGAAATTGGAGTGACATTGAATACGGATTGGTATGTCCCAAATTCAAATCATGAGGATGACAAAAGAGCTGCATCTCGAGCTCTTGATTTTTCACTTGGTTGgtaagtaaaataattaatatataacttttttacaTAGCACATTAATcgtttcaaataataaaacttttaaaagcaTTTATAAACATAGTAAAAGTTTACtctctatcaatgatagactcaGATAGATACGTAAAGAGATATTGAATTACCTTATTTTGTTCAAACTATTTAtgctatatattatataggtTTTTGCGTCCATTGGTGTATGGAGATTATCCAGCAAGCATGAGAGAACTTGTGAAGGAGAGATTGCCAAAGTTCACAGATGATGAAGTTAGTTTGGTGAAAGGGTCTTATGATTTTCTTGGAATCAATTACTACACAGCTAACTATGCAAAAAATAATCCTAATGTTGATCCCAACAAACCAAGCCAAGTCACTGATTCCCATGCCGATGTTTCAAGTAATTCatcaactatatattttaattttacatcaAAACgatcttataattttatatatcttttacttttacatttattttaaattttcccaTACACATTTAAATTTCTGTTTTTGACTATATATGCCCATTTGTGTGTTTCTGAATTGTAGCTGATCGAGATGGAGTTTCAATTGGTCCAAAGGTAATCCACTGTTTGAATTACATtactttgtttaaatatttaactttatgcaattttcttttttttactaaatggtttgtttattttgtaggTTCGTAAAGATTCTTGGCTTGCAGTTTATCCAGAAGGGCTAAAAGATCTTATGATACATATAAAGCATCATTACAAAGATCCAATCATCTACATCACAGAAAACGGTACTGcaattaattttactatatacatatatagataCCACATGCTCTATGTTTATAATAATCCTATTGATTAAAGTATTTTCTAAATACAGGATATCTTGACTATGATAGTTCCGATGTCGAAAAATTACTCAAGGATGAGGGTAGAGTTAAATACTACCAACAACATCTCATTAAACTTCATGAATCAATGGAgtgagtaaataaataaattatcacaatttattttgcaaaagATCGTAATAGACTATTAAACTCTCTGTCAAGATAGACACAAACCATAATTATGATAAACTATGATACTTTGCTATTATGCTATTGTCGTTgagtaataatataatttggaatatgttatattaattGCAGGGCTGGAGTGAAGGTAAAAGGATATTTTGCATGGACATTGTTGGATGATTTTGAATGGTCAAGAGGGTATACTATGCGATTTGGAATAACATACATCGATTTCAAAAGCAAAACTTTGAAACGAATCCCAAAACTCTCATCAAAGTGGTTCACCCATTTCCTACGCAGTTGAAGATGATTCACAACCCCTTCAAAGCCTATCTGCTAAGTCCCCCTTAAAAGCTATTTCCTAAATGCCATTATAGTAACTAAAGGCAttaatgttgttttgtttttgatattgcaatcttgttatttttaatgttttgggtcaataaaataaattagatcgattttgttgtttagattgaaaatatatacgCTGCTTTAATTTAcctttcacttctttttttctttttattattgttattattagaCTAGTTgtataaatgatatatttaaaccaaaaataataaaatatacaaccCATGGATAAAATAATTCCATATACAAcacaaaaattagtaaaagacTAAAAACCTCCACGTCTGTTGCGTTATGATAAAAATAAGTGAAACAATCAACAATAGTTATTTAGATGAACCCACAGTTAATAGTAGAGGATACAACAATCAGAACAATAAGTAGAGAGTGTAGGGACACAAGACATTGTTAACCAAGTTCGATGATACAATATTTACGTCTAGGGAGTCATTGATCTGACATAagagattttatttctttgatatataaatcataatcaaaCTATTATGATTATGAGTACAGAGTCTCATACTGAACTTCTTCACTCAGTACTATTAGTGATACAATATTATTGCAAGTAACACTATCATTAATCTACTACAAAGATAGATTTGGCTAACCAAAATCTTCCTCGGAATCATGTTTCTCATCAAACAATAGATTAAGGTAGTAATCTACAGGATCTCCCCCTGTATAACGTCGTTCATCAAGGCGTATACGGAAGTTCTTTAAATCATCGTACTATAGAAGCTTGAACTTTGAATACTATAATATTAGcaaattgatatcaaatacAAGTACCAACAACAAATCACACCATTGAGGGAACTTACACGTGCTTCGGGTTCTGTGAATGACTGACCGTTCAATGGAGAAAATGTTTCTCACTTTCTATCTTCTTACACAGCAACAACGTCTCTCTCAATATTGCAGAATGAATCGCATAACGTATAAAATTCGTACACGCGAATAATAACCCAAAGGCAAATCATCAATATTTaaggaaaatatattttttaaaaaaggactcaaataaaatctttgtcccaacaaaatattcttaaaaaatttacttaaACGAACGCCTTTTGACACGTTAACCAAGAAGAAGATAATActgaacaaataaaatatctacGGGCCCACACAACTTCTAACAAACTCGCCCTTGGGACTGACTTTCTTGATTTGTTCTTTCCCCAACAACTGTTCTCCCATGACAGTAGTTCTTTCACTGCTTGATTCTCCAACTTCCCATGCTGCTTTTTCTCCATCTCCTTCATTTCCATTCTTTCTTCCAAGGCCCGAGTCTCTTGAATAGTTTTTTCGCGGGCCCTTGTTTTCAACCCTGAGATTCAACAGCAAGAGAGAAAGTCCTTTTTAGTGGAAGATACTCTTTTCCATCCTCATTAACCTTCTGTCGCACCTCATCGTTCTTCTTATtacatattcttttattcatgTCCATCTTTTCACCTTATTTTGCCTCTTTccttacatattattttactcCCGTATTTCCTATCTCGGCCTTCTCCATCCTCTCACGCTTTCCTTATTCTTGTAGCCATATTTCTCTAGGCATTGAGAATGAGGAGTACTGATTATTAGTAGTATGATGACCTGAAGAGGGATTTTGTAAGGAGAACATTTCTTGGTGAAGACGATGGCAATACAATGAAGAACATTGAAGAAGAACTTTTTTGAATGGTAGAGCTTTGACGATTATATAATGAGTGGATTCGTGACTTCTGTTGGGCTAAATGTTTTGACTCAGagttttgaagtgtttaaatAGATCTTCTTAACTAGGATTAAGAGAGTGGTTACCAAACGGTTAATGTCTTGTCAAATTAATTGTGATGTgaagtgttggtgatatataattaaatttgccttcaaccaccagcttaagcttttggatgaattggtggtttaatatggtatcagagcaggaGCCCCtccattgtcgtttcctccccaattaaaatcaatttccacttgttgggcctttcagatatttcaagcccacaagtgagggggagtgttggtgatatataattaaattttgcctttaaccaccagcttaagcttttggatgaattggtggtttaatatgaAGAACTTGAGTGACTGCTCTTGGCTCGAGGTACGACATGTTCATTACGTCTTGGAAGTTTAAAATTGAGGGATTTGATTTGATGCTTCGTACCTCTAAAGATTTCACCGTTTTCCCATGTAATCTAGCTTCCTACTTTGTGCACGAATGAAAGTCTACCTAAGTTTGCGCGGTGTGACCTAATCCTTATGAGAGATTAAAGGATATACAAAAAGTGACAacaaaaaagtacaaaaatggctttacaaaaaaaattaaaagaattgttCGCAGCGGTATAAGAGTATTAGAAATCATGCATGCTGAACTAAgggtataaaaataaaataaaaaaataaatggaaatattATACGTTACAGGTgtgtttatatgtttttatccTTGGCGAGGAGGAACCATAGTTTCATCGCATCTGCTCCGCATAACTTCCTAACTCTTTGCTACTAAACTACATTGATCATTTGCACCATGACTCTCAATGTCCTGATTGATCATTGCAATATAAGTCTCTGCTCCCAATGATTCCTCGCAATGTTGAAATGATCTTTCTTGGTCCTTGCCGCTCAGTTAATTGAAATTGTGCTCTTCCTTAGCTCCATGTTGGGACACTTCTATTGATGACTTTATGGAGGTTCTCATTTTCAATTGTAACCAACTGCATCCATTGGAATTTCTCTAGGTCATCATCAGAAAGATACATTAATTTTGGGGTTGGTTCAAGCAATCACAAATTACTTCGGTACCTTGAGCCTTCTCGCGCAATTTTTGACTAATTGTGTGATTCACCAAAATCAAATGCTTTGCCCAAATCAATTCCCCGATAACGACGTCTAAAACTTGATTTGTTCAATTTAGTTCTTGGACTTAATAGttttaattggttttgttatacatattatataaagataaTAAAGTTGATGGGGGGACTCAAGCCCTCCCTGGGCCTATACTAAATCTGCCGATGGCGATGGGCCATATGGTATGATCATAGCATGTGAGATGCTCACATTGTAACTCTTCATTGCGTGATTATATTCCTGAGTCTTCGTCGGATACAAGTTTCCTACTGTTTGCTTAAGTGCAAGCAAAACAGTAGGTTTACTTGGGTGATTTAGGGTCAAACACAAAGAATTGTTTTTAGATGTTAGTTCTCGATTCCACTCTTTCGTTTAAGCACGTTggaagaattaaagaataaaaaatgtaagaatttAGTTAAAGATAAAATCATTTGTCTAACCTGCATTAGGAAAAAGAAGGCAGGAATGCACGTGTGGTATCATATGAATAAGTAGAGAGATAATCTTGACGCGATCTAACTTGCTAAGACACACTTGTGATTAAGACATGCTTCTCTCAAATACATATATGTCACACATAATTGCTTTTCAGAGATCTATGTGACCAAATATGACAAGTGAGTTACATATGGAAGAAATACCTTATGCATCTTATAATATTTCGTGATTAAGGACGGTTACTTCTCAGTGACCATTATCCACAGTTGTTCTTCTTTCAGGATCCCAAGGCTAGAAATACTATCGCAAAGAGGTAAAACTCCTCTTCATGCATGCTAATTAAGTTCTAGTTACTTTCCCTCTCGGGCAGTTAGTGACTTATGGTATCCAAGCATTCACAAAAGCACAATTAACACGTTAAAATTTACAAGCGACTCTTCTTATCGTGAACTATCACTTACTTAAACGATTGATAACACGTAGACTTGTAGAAGAGAAGAGATAATGAATTGAAcgattatatttatgtaaaaatatgaaagaatgTGAATATGAGTTTATAAAGAATATGTAATATGAGACATAAACTATAAAcgaaaccaataaaaatgggaagaaaagcAAGTGGATAGCTAATACAAGTTAGGAAATCAATTACACGTCATTTAATAAAAGGTCCCCACGTAcgttatttaatattttatttatttattattattattataaatattatctCTCCATCTCTCTCAACTCATAAGATTAATCAATGTTATCGTTAACATAAcctaaattttataacttaaaaaatgtacGAAAACTCGTTTTTTATGTGGGaaagtattaaatttttacCT
This genomic interval carries:
- the LOC101211820 gene encoding LOW QUALITY PROTEIN: beta-glucosidase 12 (The sequence of the model RefSeq protein was modified relative to this genomic sequence to represent the inferred CDS: inserted 1 base in 1 codon); the protein is MAEEAPDSSFIPTVIRRSTFPPGFVFGSASSAYQYEGAAFEYGRTPSIWDTYTHQHPERIDDGSNADVTVDQYHRYREDVDIIKKIGFDAYRFSISWSRVLPTGKLSGGVNQEGIDYYNRLINDLISKGIEPYVTIFHWDVPQALEDEYLGFLSEQIIDDYQDFAELCFKEFGDRVKHWITFNEQFIFASYGYATGLFAPGRGSSSKHFDYLCGDFEHKPHVGLVSRRGFFWKLLDCELEGNPGTEPYIVGHNQILAHAVTVKLYKSKYEYQNGEIGVTLNTDWYVPNSNHEDDKRAASRALDFSLGWFLRPLVYGDYPASMRELVKERLPKFTDDEVSLVKGSYDFLGINYYTANYAKNNPNVDPNKPSQVTDSHADVSTDRDGVSIGPKVRKDSWLAVYPEGLKDLMIHIKHHYKDPIIYITENGYLDYDSSDVEKLLKDEGRVKYYQQHLIKLHESMEAGVKVKGYFAWTLLDDFEWSRGYTMRFGITYIDFKSKTLKRIPKLSXKVVHPFPTQLKMIHNPFKAYLLSPP